A DNA window from Boseongicola sp. contains the following coding sequences:
- a CDS encoding ATP-binding cassette domain-containing protein → MTHISTFAAEERVFDALLIPICGVLQAVALGIAVFATRDIFVSLHSDAAPQNLSFVVLGCAGILAAGLEAVSRIRAEALGQSYAISLRNRLYMHLSRLPRSSITKKRLGGLALRFVGDLSAARNWFGRGLPRIVSAVIVLPSAGFVFWLLEPQFLLPVVAPIGLSILVSIALIFRLETHHRNLRGRRARIAIDAIERLAMSPELDLMGRTRKERRSMKKNGRLLLENAVARAARVGLVRLTLQAGAALAALLILWTTAVNAIAPGFAAAGLSMIAILMIPLTDLADAWDKYCAWRIAREKLNRIFDLPQQTRKISGLGYAASIRICGAFDGHKLDISVPAGGIAAVTAGNGLDTSRLLAVIAGLDDEPDLDVQFQDRSTALPRIGYIGVEPVVLRGSLRRNLALGTTKRPDDATIDAAAHAFGLGPLMERIGGLDGRIEESGRNLRIGELNRLELARTALTQPDVVVVDSPRLSANTRSKGLVANLHRRLNATILIANRGDAPIEGALDVTPDNATYQRVIIPQGV, encoded by the coding sequence ATGACCCACATTTCCACCTTTGCCGCCGAGGAGCGCGTCTTTGACGCGCTCCTCATTCCAATTTGCGGGGTGTTGCAAGCGGTTGCGCTTGGCATTGCCGTATTCGCGACGCGCGACATATTCGTTTCACTACATTCCGACGCAGCGCCTCAGAACCTCAGTTTTGTTGTGCTCGGATGCGCTGGCATTCTTGCTGCTGGGTTAGAGGCGGTGAGCCGAATTCGCGCCGAAGCCCTAGGGCAGAGCTATGCGATAAGCCTGCGCAACCGGCTTTATATGCATTTGTCCCGGCTACCGCGAAGTTCCATTACCAAGAAGCGCCTGGGAGGATTGGCTTTGCGTTTTGTTGGCGACCTGTCCGCCGCACGCAACTGGTTCGGACGCGGATTGCCGCGGATCGTTTCCGCGGTGATTGTTCTGCCTTCTGCAGGCTTTGTTTTTTGGCTGCTGGAACCACAATTTTTGCTACCTGTCGTTGCTCCGATCGGTCTTTCGATACTTGTATCCATCGCGCTGATTTTCCGACTGGAGACACATCACCGAAACTTGCGTGGTCGACGTGCGCGTATCGCAATTGATGCAATTGAGCGGCTGGCGATGTCGCCGGAGCTTGATCTGATGGGGCGGACCCGCAAAGAGCGTCGGTCGATGAAGAAGAATGGTCGACTACTGCTGGAGAACGCGGTTGCGCGTGCAGCAAGAGTTGGCCTTGTGCGGTTGACGTTACAGGCGGGCGCTGCGCTGGCGGCACTGTTGATCCTATGGACGACGGCTGTGAATGCCATCGCGCCGGGTTTTGCGGCCGCAGGTCTTTCGATGATCGCTATTCTGATGATCCCGCTAACCGACCTGGCCGACGCCTGGGATAAATATTGTGCATGGCGGATTGCACGGGAAAAACTGAACCGTATTTTCGACCTGCCCCAGCAGACCCGGAAGATCAGCGGTCTGGGATATGCGGCCAGTATTCGGATATGTGGCGCATTTGACGGGCACAAATTGGACATTTCCGTGCCTGCGGGCGGGATTGCAGCAGTCACGGCTGGCAACGGATTAGATACCTCAAGGCTATTGGCGGTCATTGCGGGGCTGGATGACGAACCCGATCTGGATGTGCAGTTTCAAGATCGCTCGACCGCCCTGCCCCGCATAGGATACATTGGCGTCGAGCCTGTTGTTTTGCGGGGAAGTTTGCGCCGAAATCTGGCTTTGGGAACAACGAAGCGCCCAGACGATGCAACCATTGATGCGGCTGCTCACGCCTTCGGGCTTGGTCCATTGATGGAGAGGATCGGTGGTTTGGATGGACGCATCGAAGAGAGCGGGCGCAATCTTCGTATCGGTGAGCTTAACAGGTTGGAACTTGCGCGGACCGCTTTGACGCAACCGGATGTCGTTGTTGTCGACAGCCCACGCCTATCTGCAAACACACGATCGAAAGGACTTGTCGCTAACCTGCATCGGCGGCTGAACGCAACTATATTAATTGCCAACCGTGGCGACGCACCCATTGAAGGTGCGCTGGACGTAACTCCAGATAACGCCACATATCAAAGAGTGATCATCCCGCAAGGGGTGTAG
- a CDS encoding HAMP domain-containing protein codes for MRVSALFSIYGFVFMATVLAVSSITLWSGQQAQTSAQRIQLAEDSYHRHLALQSNIYQLLKQHGDALIIGDRDDGAMERELRQRIDADIQHIRTVIAKEIELVGEEEFEELALLAELENTINRLTRSLTAATTESGLIDEASRRAWLVDVLDRQIDVELSEMIDDALEEEQEEVRETIEESAAMRLHIRNVIIVTIGAASLVLIWFVFSFRRMVRLPLERLMVAVDAYSDGNFSYQADIKGGAEFAQLGQLLEEMAGGLGKRERSRAEQQQVLEKNVKERTSELQALLQKFETSEDNRRQLMADISHELRTPLAIIQGEAEVSLRETEDQKSQTADSFSRIRDAARHTNRIVQDLLLIARQEAGKLRLDVRETDIVNVIRDALSTFPNSVEFNFDVEDSRATVDSMRMRQCLLAVLHNAKRYGGDEISVALRDEDESLVLSVEDNGTGLSDSEKMQAFNRFFRGSNAAGLSEVSAYGSK; via the coding sequence ATGCGCGTATCCGCGTTATTCTCAATTTACGGTTTTGTTTTCATGGCAACCGTGCTCGCTGTTTCGAGCATTACCCTGTGGAGTGGTCAACAGGCGCAGACTTCGGCTCAGCGCATTCAACTGGCAGAGGATTCCTATCACCGCCATTTGGCATTGCAGTCGAACATTTATCAGCTGTTGAAACAGCATGGTGACGCCCTGATAATCGGCGACCGCGACGACGGCGCGATGGAGCGTGAACTGCGCCAACGGATAGACGCAGATATCCAGCACATTAGGACCGTTATCGCGAAAGAGATCGAACTTGTCGGCGAAGAGGAGTTCGAAGAACTGGCTCTGTTGGCCGAATTGGAAAACACCATCAATCGCCTGACACGCAGCTTGACTGCAGCGACGACCGAGAGCGGTTTAATCGACGAAGCGAGCCGGCGCGCTTGGTTGGTGGATGTTTTGGATCGCCAAATCGACGTGGAACTGTCGGAAATGATCGATGATGCGTTGGAAGAAGAGCAGGAGGAGGTTCGCGAAACGATTGAGGAGTCCGCGGCAATGCGGCTGCATATCCGAAATGTGATCATTGTCACGATCGGGGCCGCTTCGCTGGTTTTAATCTGGTTCGTGTTCAGCTTCCGCCGCATGGTTAGACTGCCGCTTGAGCGTCTGATGGTTGCTGTAGATGCTTACAGCGACGGCAACTTTAGCTATCAGGCTGACATCAAAGGTGGCGCGGAATTCGCACAGCTGGGTCAACTACTGGAGGAAATGGCAGGGGGTCTTGGCAAGCGGGAACGCAGCCGAGCTGAACAACAGCAAGTATTGGAAAAGAACGTTAAGGAGCGCACATCTGAGCTACAGGCGCTGTTGCAAAAGTTCGAAACTTCTGAGGATAACCGCCGCCAGTTGATGGCAGATATCAGCCACGAACTGCGCACGCCCCTGGCAATTATCCAGGGCGAAGCCGAAGTCAGCTTACGAGAAACCGAGGATCAGAAATCTCAGACTGCGGATAGTTTTTCGCGAATACGCGACGCTGCGCGGCACACCAACCGGATCGTTCAGGACCTTTTGCTGATCGCCCGGCAGGAAGCTGGCAAGTTGCGATTGGATGTTCGCGAAACAGATATCGTCAATGTCATTCGGGACGCACTTTCGACTTTCCCGAACTCGGTCGAGTTCAATTTTGATGTAGAGGATTCGCGCGCAACCGTAGATTCGATGCGCATGCGCCAGTGCCTGTTGGCGGTTTTGCATAATGCCAAGCGGTATGGCGGCGACGAAATTTCCGTGGCGCTGCGAGACGAAGATGAGTCGTTGGTGCTGAGTGTTGAGGACAATGGCACCGGCCTGTCAGACTCTGAAAAGATGCAAGCTTTTAACCGGTTCTTCCGTGGGTCAAATGCAGCCGGGCTGTCTGAAGTCAGCGCCTATGGGTCCAAATAG
- a CDS encoding IS3 family transposase (programmed frameshift), translating to MRQTTGTRRSPGEQIVKDIKRATRKQYSSEEKIRIVLDGLRGEDSIAELCRREGISQGIYYKWSKDFMEAGKRRLAGDTARAATTDEVKDLRREARDLKEVVAEQTLELRLLKKKHDRRWGRPRMRYAASEKLEIIRLVEGSHLSARRTLAKLGIPRTTFYRWYDRYRQRGDAGLVDQAPKPRHVWNRIPDEVRRKVVKLALQETELSPRELAVTFTDRERYFVSESSVYRALKAHDLITSPAFIVLKAANEFKDKTTAINQLWQTDFTYLKVLGWGWFYLSTILDDYSRYIISWKLCTNMRAEDVTDTLDLALQASGCDQVHVIHKPRLLSDNGSSYVSGDLAEWLQDKGMKHSRGAPYHPQTQGKIERWHQTLKNRILLENYFLPGDLETQIEAFVDHYNHKRYHESLNNVTPADVYFGRDKAILRQRERIKRKTLEARRLHHRQRAA from the exons ATGAGACAGACAACTGGAACTCGCAGGAGCCCTGGCGAGCAGATCGTCAAAGACATCAAACGGGCGACGCGCAAACAGTATTCGTCAGAAGAGAAGATCCGGATCGTGCTGGATGGCTTGCGTGGCGAAGACAGCATTGCTGAGTTGTGCCGTCGTGAGGGAATATCTCAAGGTATCTACTACAAATGGTCCAAGGACTTCATGGAAGCTGGCAAACGGCGGCTTGCTGGAGATACGGCGCGTGCGGCTACGACCGACGAAGTCAAGGACCTGCGCCGCGAAGCCCGAGACCTGAAGGAGGTCGTTGCCGAGCAAACACTGGAACTGCGTCTTCTCA AAAAAAAGCATGACCGGCGGTGGGGGCGACCAAGAATGAGGTATGCTGCATCTGAGAAGTTGGAGATCATCCGGCTTGTTGAGGGGTCGCATTTGTCTGCTCGTCGAACATTGGCAAAGCTGGGCATCCCCCGCACCACATTTTACCGTTGGTATGATCGGTATCGGCAGCGCGGCGACGCTGGCCTTGTGGATCAAGCGCCTAAGCCCAGACATGTCTGGAACCGCATCCCCGACGAAGTCCGGCGCAAGGTCGTCAAGCTGGCGCTGCAGGAGACGGAGCTGTCGCCGCGCGAACTGGCAGTGACGTTCACGGATCGGGAGCGCTACTTCGTCTCGGAATCTTCAGTCTATCGGGCCCTGAAGGCCCACGATCTGATCACCAGCCCGGCCTTTATCGTGCTCAAGGCGGCAAACGAGTTCAAAGACAAGACCACTGCGATCAACCAGCTTTGGCAAACCGACTTCACCTATCTCAAAGTGCTTGGCTGGGGCTGGTTCTATCTCAGCACAATCCTGGACGACTACAGCCGCTACATCATCTCGTGGAAACTCTGCACGAACATGCGGGCAGAGGACGTGACGGACACCCTGGATTTGGCGCTACAAGCATCAGGGTGCGATCAGGTTCACGTCATCCACAAACCCCGCCTCCTCAGCGACAACGGGTCCAGTTACGTCTCTGGCGATCTGGCTGAATGGCTGCAGGACAAAGGCATGAAGCATTCTCGGGGCGCACCATATCATCCCCAGACACAGGGCAAGATCGAGAGGTGGCATCAAACCCTGAAGAACCGCATCCTATTGGAGAACTACTTCCTTCCGGGAGACCTCGAAACCCAGATCGAAGCCTTCGTCGATCACTACAATCACAAGCGCTACCACGAGAGCCTGAACAACGTCACACCCGCCGACGTCTACTTCGGGCGTGACAAAGCCATTCTAAGACAACGGGAAAGGATCAAACGAAAGACGCTCGAAGCGCGGCGCTTGCATCACAGACAGCGCGCCGCATAA
- the xylA gene encoding xylose isomerase — protein MTDFFNNIAPIKYEGLDSSNEFAFRHYNPDEIVMGKRLENHLRFAVAYWHSFAWPGGDPFGGQTFERPWFGDTLELAKLKADVAFDMFEILGQPYFCFHDADVRPEGADFAESTRNLEAIVDYLGEKMDGSKTKLLWGTANLFTHRRYMSGAATNPDPDVFAYAAATVKTCMDATLKLGGENYVLWGGREGYETLLNTDLARERQQAGRFLTMVVEYAHRIGFKGQIMIEPKPQEPSKHQYDYDVATVYGFLKDFGLENEVKVNIEQGHAILAGHSFEHEIALAASLGILGSIDMNRNDYQSGWDTDQFPNNGPEVGLAYYEILKSGGFTSGGTNFDARLRRQSLDPEDLILAHVGGMDVCARGLKAAAAMLEDGALEGLRYQRYSGWDSENGQGLLNGATLEDCEARVRGDGIQPEPRSGQQERLENIVNRFV, from the coding sequence ATGACCGACTTTTTCAACAACATCGCTCCGATCAAATACGAAGGCCTTGATTCTTCAAACGAATTTGCTTTCCGGCATTACAATCCGGATGAGATTGTGATGGGCAAACGGCTGGAAAATCACCTACGATTTGCGGTGGCATACTGGCACAGCTTTGCTTGGCCCGGCGGCGACCCTTTTGGGGGGCAAACGTTCGAACGCCCGTGGTTCGGCGACACTTTGGAACTGGCCAAACTGAAGGCAGATGTGGCCTTTGATATGTTTGAAATTCTCGGGCAGCCGTATTTCTGTTTCCACGACGCAGACGTGCGCCCTGAGGGTGCTGATTTTGCTGAGTCGACACGTAATTTAGAGGCGATAGTCGATTATCTTGGCGAGAAAATGGATGGCTCGAAGACTAAGCTGCTTTGGGGAACGGCTAATTTGTTCACCCATCGTCGTTACATGTCGGGCGCGGCAACAAACCCTGACCCGGATGTCTTTGCCTATGCTGCGGCAACCGTGAAGACCTGTATGGATGCAACGCTGAAACTGGGCGGCGAAAACTATGTCCTGTGGGGCGGGCGAGAGGGCTATGAGACGCTTTTGAACACCGATCTGGCACGTGAACGCCAGCAGGCGGGGCGGTTCCTGACAATGGTCGTGGAATATGCACATCGCATTGGTTTCAAAGGACAAATAATGATTGAGCCGAAACCGCAAGAACCTTCGAAGCATCAGTATGATTACGATGTGGCGACGGTTTATGGCTTCTTGAAGGACTTCGGTCTTGAGAACGAAGTGAAGGTGAATATCGAGCAGGGTCATGCCATTTTGGCGGGGCATTCGTTTGAGCACGAGATTGCTTTGGCGGCGTCTCTGGGGATTCTGGGGTCGATTGATATGAACCGGAATGACTACCAATCGGGTTGGGATACCGACCAGTTTCCGAATAATGGTCCGGAGGTAGGATTGGCATACTATGAGATTCTTAAATCGGGTGGCTTCACGTCGGGCGGGACTAATTTCGACGCCAGACTGCGCCGGCAGTCATTGGATCCGGAAGACCTGATATTGGCGCATGTCGGCGGCATGGATGTTTGTGCCCGTGGCTTGAAAGCGGCGGCAGCGATGTTGGAAGATGGCGCTTTGGAAGGACTTCGTTATCAGCGTTACTCTGGATGGGACAGTGAGAACGGTCAGGGCTTGTTGAACGGCGCGACGCTGGAAGATTGTGAAGCACGGGTCCGAGGGGATGGCATTCAGCCGGAACCGCGCTCGGGTCAGCAGGAACGGCTGGAGAATATCGTTAACCGCTTCGTTTAA
- a CDS encoding alpha-hydroxy-acid oxidizing protein, translated as MGRASSIHSSADARRLARRKLPWMVFDYIDGAAGNETGAGRDRAALDALTFRTRILQNVSNRELSVSLFGTNPARPFGIAPMGMCNLSAPGADLMLARLAAKYKVPLGVSTVASTPMEQMIETAEGIAWFQLYFSGDGTGTFALVERAKAAGYKTIVLTVDVPEVGRRPRELRHGFTMPFRIGVPQFIDFALHPEWSLSTLFKGKPEMGNFQMDGFDFDRTESRAAADFETLQRLRDMWDGNLIVKGVLDSEDAVLLRDAGVNGIKVSNHGARQLESAVSPIVALPQIRAAVGPDFPVFYDSGLRSGEDVLKAYAAGADFTFFGRTLQFAIAAAGEEGLHRLWQVLTDETSIALAQIGHTSISHTTLKDALA; from the coding sequence ATGGGACGCGCATCGTCGATACATTCCAGCGCCGATGCGCGTCGTCTGGCCCGCCGAAAACTGCCGTGGATGGTCTTTGACTATATCGACGGCGCGGCGGGCAACGAAACCGGGGCAGGGCGCGACCGTGCTGCTCTGGATGCCCTGACATTCCGCACCCGCATTCTGCAAAACGTCAGCAATCGCGAACTCTCGGTTTCGCTGTTCGGCACCAACCCTGCGCGCCCGTTCGGCATCGCACCTATGGGCATGTGCAACCTTTCTGCACCTGGCGCGGACCTCATGCTGGCCCGACTTGCGGCCAAATACAAAGTTCCGCTTGGTGTCTCGACTGTCGCTTCCACACCGATGGAGCAAATGATCGAAACCGCAGAAGGTATCGCCTGGTTCCAACTCTACTTCAGCGGCGACGGAACTGGCACATTCGCATTGGTCGAGCGCGCAAAGGCAGCCGGATACAAAACCATCGTCTTAACTGTCGACGTTCCCGAAGTCGGCCGCCGTCCGCGTGAATTACGCCATGGTTTCACCATGCCGTTTCGCATCGGTGTCCCGCAATTCATTGATTTTGCACTACATCCTGAATGGTCGCTGTCGACCCTGTTCAAAGGCAAGCCCGAAATGGGCAACTTCCAAATGGACGGATTTGACTTTGACCGAACCGAAAGTCGCGCCGCCGCCGACTTTGAAACTCTGCAACGTCTGCGCGATATGTGGGACGGCAACTTGATCGTCAAAGGCGTGCTAGATTCCGAAGACGCAGTTCTTTTGCGCGACGCCGGGGTTAACGGCATTAAGGTCTCAAACCACGGCGCACGGCAACTGGAAAGTGCAGTTTCACCAATCGTTGCCTTGCCCCAGATCCGCGCCGCAGTCGGTCCTGATTTTCCGGTTTTCTACGACAGTGGTCTCAGATCCGGCGAGGACGTGTTAAAGGCCTATGCCGCGGGCGCAGATTTCACATTTTTTGGACGCACCCTGCAATTCGCCATCGCCGCCGCTGGTGAAGAGGGGCTTCACCGACTTTGGCAAGTACTCACGGATGAGACCAGCATTGCTCTTGCACAAATCGGGCACACGTCAATTTCTCACACCACGCTGAAAGATGCCCTGGCGTAA
- the comE gene encoding sulfopyruvate decarboxylase subunit beta, which yields MIRSEILKEIAPILRDQLVVCNIGLPSQELHMIDDQPTNFYMLGTMGLSSSIGLGLALAQDKTVISIDGDGSVLTNLGTLPTIANNVADNYILLIIDNGSYGSTGDQPTYAGKKTKLEKVAEACGCENVVVCQDVDTGKVLQAAIDSKQMTIIVSKCDSGNIKLPVITMDPVVIRHRFMEAVKA from the coding sequence ATGATCCGTTCTGAAATCCTGAAAGAAATCGCCCCGATCCTTCGCGACCAACTGGTCGTCTGCAACATTGGCCTTCCAAGCCAGGAACTGCACATGATCGATGACCAGCCCACCAACTTCTATATGTTGGGCACCATGGGTCTGTCGTCTTCCATCGGCCTTGGCCTCGCACTGGCGCAGGACAAAACCGTCATCTCAATCGACGGCGACGGCTCTGTTCTGACCAACCTCGGCACTCTGCCCACCATCGCCAATAACGTTGCTGACAACTATATACTCCTGATCATCGACAACGGCTCCTACGGGTCGACAGGCGACCAGCCCACTTATGCCGGCAAGAAAACCAAACTGGAAAAAGTGGCCGAGGCTTGCGGGTGTGAAAACGTCGTTGTTTGTCAGGATGTTGACACTGGAAAGGTTCTCCAGGCCGCCATCGACAGCAAACAGATGACCATCATCGTGTCCAAATGCGATAGCGGCAATATCAAGCTGCCTGTCATCACCATGGACCCAGTTGTTATCCGCCATCGCTTCATGGAAGCGGTAAAAGCCTGA
- the comD gene encoding sulfopyruvate decarboxylase subunit alpha, producing the protein MDIDKKITDDLVANGIKFVTTVPCKQLAGVIDEIEARDEIFHIPANKEDEGMGLCAGAFMGGKRPAIIMQNTAIGVTINTLATLTQFYRMPLPMLISYRGELREPVACQVEMAVHTKALLAQLNIPTYHFHWQKDVEELDNILKYTFMSNKPVAILTDANFWGGYGDQ; encoded by the coding sequence GTGGACATAGATAAAAAGATAACCGACGACCTCGTTGCCAATGGCATCAAGTTCGTCACCACAGTTCCCTGCAAGCAGTTGGCAGGCGTCATTGACGAGATCGAAGCGCGCGACGAGATATTCCATATTCCCGCGAACAAAGAAGACGAAGGCATGGGCCTTTGCGCCGGTGCCTTCATGGGCGGCAAGCGCCCGGCCATCATCATGCAGAACACAGCAATCGGCGTTACAATCAACACGCTGGCAACGCTGACCCAGTTCTACCGAATGCCGCTGCCAATGCTCATTTCTTACCGTGGTGAACTGCGCGAACCTGTCGCTTGTCAGGTCGAAATGGCGGTTCACACCAAAGCGCTTCTGGCTCAGCTCAACATCCCGACCTACCATTTCCATTGGCAAAAGGATGTCGAGGAACTCGATAACATCCTGAAATACACCTTCATGTCCAACAAGCCGGTCGCCATTCTGACTGATGCAAACTTCTGGGGAGGCTACGGCGACCAATGA
- a CDS encoding alcohol dehydrogenase catalytic domain-containing protein → MKALVYTGPEQLEIRDVDQPQPGEGEHLVRIEAVGICGSDMHAFLGHDDRRPAPLTLGHEAAGTITGGPRDGERVTINPLVSCGTCEACQLGHDNICANRQIISMPPRQGAFAQFVAMPASNLVTVPDDISFDRASLAEPIACGWHAVRLGLERLGRSPGNMRALVLGGGAIGLGGALSMTAQGVGNVTISEPNDTRRAFLNDHCGQNAIAPNDLSDVDQFDIVLDGVGFALTRATASKHVKPGGVIVHIGLGEDTGGLDIRRMTLQEITFIGTYTYTAQDFRDTAQAIFDGRLGALDWIDQRALEDGAEAFLDIRAGRTAAPKIVLLPWGNKQS, encoded by the coding sequence ATGAAGGCACTTGTTTATACCGGTCCGGAACAGCTTGAAATCCGCGACGTTGATCAACCGCAGCCCGGAGAAGGCGAACATCTCGTCCGCATTGAAGCCGTCGGCATTTGCGGCTCAGACATGCACGCCTTTCTCGGTCACGATGACCGTCGCCCGGCACCTCTGACGCTGGGCCACGAGGCGGCGGGCACCATAACCGGCGGCCCCCGGGACGGCGAGCGCGTCACCATCAACCCGCTTGTGTCCTGTGGCACTTGCGAGGCCTGCCAACTTGGTCATGACAACATTTGCGCTAACCGCCAGATCATCTCGATGCCGCCTCGACAGGGGGCATTCGCGCAATTCGTCGCCATGCCCGCCAGCAACCTGGTGACAGTCCCCGACGATATCAGTTTTGACCGCGCATCGCTTGCCGAACCCATTGCGTGCGGCTGGCATGCTGTCCGCTTGGGACTTGAGCGCCTTGGCCGATCTCCGGGCAATATGCGCGCCCTGGTTCTGGGCGGCGGAGCCATTGGCCTTGGTGGCGCTCTCAGCATGACTGCCCAGGGCGTCGGCAATGTCACTATTTCAGAACCCAATGACACCCGCCGCGCTTTCCTCAATGATCATTGCGGTCAGAATGCCATCGCACCAAACGACCTGTCCGACGTCGACCAGTTCGACATCGTCCTCGATGGCGTCGGTTTCGCGCTTACCCGCGCAACGGCATCGAAACACGTCAAACCCGGCGGCGTGATCGTCCACATTGGTCTCGGTGAAGATACAGGCGGTCTCGATATCCGCCGCATGACGCTGCAAGAAATCACCTTCATCGGCACCTACACCTATACCGCACAAGATTTTCGCGACACCGCACAGGCCATCTTTGACGGTCGTCTCGGCGCCCTGGACTGGATTGACCAAAGAGCCTTGGAAGATGGCGCCGAAGCCTTTCTAGACATCCGCGCGGGTCGCACCGCCGCTCCCAAAATCGTGCTTTTGCCTTGGGGCAACAAGCAATCCTAA
- a CDS encoding SDR family oxidoreductase, with protein MANPGDLFDLTGKVACVTGASSGLGRRAASMLVAAGARVVGVARRAENLAVWQSEMGEGAATVAADVANRDAIEQTVQEIAAPFGPPDIIVHAAGLNTREPASDVTSEGWDATLAINLSAPFFLSQALVKAMKAKGWGRIVNFASLQTTRAFPGGIAYGASKGGIAQLTRAMAEAWSRDGITANAIGPGFFPTELTEAVFEDPQRAERNAQQTCIGRNGRLEDLDGPLLFLCSDASAYVTGQVLMVDGGFTAK; from the coding sequence ATGGCTAACCCCGGCGATCTCTTTGACTTGACGGGCAAAGTGGCCTGCGTAACCGGCGCAAGCTCCGGCCTTGGCCGTCGTGCGGCCAGTATGCTGGTGGCCGCTGGCGCGCGCGTTGTTGGTGTTGCGCGTCGTGCAGAAAACTTGGCCGTATGGCAATCCGAAATGGGCGAGGGCGCAGCCACTGTCGCGGCGGATGTCGCGAACCGTGACGCTATTGAACAAACCGTTCAGGAAATAGCCGCGCCCTTTGGACCCCCAGATATTATCGTCCACGCCGCAGGTCTGAACACCAGAGAACCCGCCAGCGACGTAACCTCCGAAGGTTGGGACGCAACGCTGGCGATAAATCTATCCGCCCCGTTCTTTCTTTCTCAAGCGCTCGTGAAGGCAATGAAAGCAAAGGGTTGGGGTCGGATCGTAAACTTTGCATCACTTCAGACCACACGCGCTTTTCCGGGCGGCATCGCGTATGGTGCCAGCAAAGGCGGTATCGCCCAACTTACCCGCGCCATGGCCGAGGCGTGGTCCCGTGACGGCATCACAGCCAACGCCATAGGTCCCGGTTTTTTCCCGACTGAACTTACCGAAGCGGTCTTCGAAGATCCCCAGCGCGCTGAACGAAACGCCCAGCAAACCTGCATCGGACGCAATGGCCGATTGGAAGACCTCGACGGACCACTCCTCTTTCTTTGTTCGGACGCATCGGCTTATGTGACGGGACAGGTACTGATGGTCGATGGGGGGTTCACCGCAAAATGA